The following proteins are co-located in the Candidatus Zixiibacteriota bacterium genome:
- a CDS encoding aspartyl protease family protein, protein MPRFILLIVISASMAFSLPSQAQEFNLDSLLLKSVGGQNALERLKRVSSYSANGTALSSGQPATFSFCFSAPDKFFLEISLGALTFAQGYDGKIAWQKDHNGSITELSGFERRVLLEQVYFQSYSYLFQDRLKGGREYRGRTTRDGKSYHEVALYPFNNDTVIVLFDIATGLPHLLESDFDNIKSVTYSEDFREVEKVIIPFVSRTVTIDTPIESEFTITKVDLNAVCADSLFSMIGGALGDYRFPEGVDKLIVPFEYKGGHLYVSATVNGNKKMKFILDSGSSANIINKAAADMLKLPVVGTVQARGIGGFAEVQLVETDSIQLDGLTLLGQVAGSLDLSDIGQSSDGDNVYGGILGYDFMSRFPLLIDYAASTVTIYNPATYAPPDSGVLVPFRMVSNVPTIRAEIEGIAGDFIVDIGNAFGLIIHEDFAQKTKLYDSLQDVKTTRSTISGIGGEAGSKTAFASHFQFGSIALDSLRVILTEKGAGITGSNELAGNIGNLILKQFKVLFDYEHQSLIFLRP, encoded by the coding sequence ATGCCGCGTTTCATACTGCTAATTGTCATTTCAGCTTCTATGGCATTTTCGTTGCCTTCTCAAGCTCAGGAATTTAACCTCGATTCCCTTCTTTTAAAGTCTGTCGGTGGTCAAAACGCGCTCGAACGATTGAAGCGCGTCTCGAGCTATTCGGCCAATGGCACAGCTCTTAGTAGTGGGCAACCGGCGACATTTTCGTTTTGCTTTTCAGCGCCGGACAAATTTTTTCTTGAAATCTCACTCGGCGCGCTGACATTCGCCCAAGGATATGACGGCAAAATAGCATGGCAGAAAGATCACAACGGCTCGATTACTGAGTTGAGCGGTTTCGAGCGAAGGGTTCTCTTAGAGCAAGTCTACTTTCAGTCGTACTCGTATCTTTTTCAAGACAGGCTCAAAGGCGGCCGTGAGTATCGCGGGAGAACTACACGAGACGGAAAAAGCTATCACGAAGTCGCATTATATCCCTTCAATAATGATACGGTGATTGTTCTCTTCGATATCGCGACGGGACTTCCGCATCTGCTCGAGAGCGATTTCGACAATATAAAGAGTGTGACCTATTCGGAAGATTTCCGCGAAGTAGAAAAGGTGATTATTCCTTTCGTCTCTCGAACGGTGACAATTGACACACCAATCGAATCCGAGTTCACAATTACAAAAGTGGATCTCAACGCCGTCTGCGCTGATTCTCTCTTTTCAATGATAGGCGGTGCGCTCGGTGATTACCGATTCCCTGAAGGTGTCGACAAGCTGATTGTGCCCTTTGAATATAAAGGGGGACATCTTTATGTGAGCGCCACTGTCAACGGCAACAAGAAAATGAAATTCATCCTCGACTCAGGCTCCTCGGCAAACATTATCAACAAAGCCGCTGCCGATATGCTTAAACTTCCTGTTGTCGGTACAGTGCAAGCGAGAGGGATCGGAGGGTTTGCCGAAGTTCAGTTGGTGGAGACCGATTCGATACAATTGGACGGTTTGACACTGCTCGGCCAAGTTGCCGGCAGTTTGGATTTATCTGATATAGGCCAGAGTAGCGACGGAGACAATGTCTACGGCGGGATTTTGGGGTATGATTTTATGTCGCGCTTTCCGCTTCTTATTGACTACGCGGCCTCGACTGTCACTATTTACAATCCGGCGACTTACGCTCCGCCAGACAGCGGAGTGCTTGTCCCGTTTAGAATGGTTTCGAATGTCCCCACAATTAGAGCGGAAATCGAAGGTATCGCGGGGGACTTTATCGTGGATATCGGGAATGCCTTCGGACTAATTATTCATGAGGATTTCGCGCAAAAGACAAAATTATATGATTCTCTGCAGGATGTGAAAACGACCCGCTCGACCATAAGTGGAATTGGCGGCGAAGCCGGGAGCAAAACTGCATTTGCATCGCATTTCCAGTTTGGGAGTATTGCCTTAGACTCTTTGCGAGTTATTCTTACCGAGAAGGGCGCGGGGATAACTGGTTCAAATGAACTTGCCGGAAATATCGGCAACCTCATTTTGAAACAGTTCAAGGTTTTATTCGATTATGAACATCAGTCTCTTATTTTTCTCAGACCGTAG
- a CDS encoding protein kinase, which translates to MTEPDNDEKTRTGQPIQAGTVVGKFIIVKKIGFGGMGEVYLADDKSLSRRVALKFLPWHLATDTSFTSRFAREAKAVAALDHPNIVTIYEVGDFNGRPFFAMKYVEGRSLRVYAKEKNPDVSEILDLAIHICEGLHAAHSAGIVHRDIKPENISVDKDGRLHILDFGLASLQAGERLTKQGSTLGTVGYMSPEQVQGKPVDPRSDMFSFGVVLYELITGHSPFRGDNDAATMNNILHAMPESVMVHKPQTPPGIQQILDRALDKNVEMRYQSASGMLADLKREKRELEGGSGQYAHLSISRPALKPKRGFLIPGTVIAVVIAGALVFKPWKIEISPDQTAVASDNRLAIMYFDNLADPSDSLRLGEIATNLLIANLSESQSLKVVSTQHLYDILKLLGREGEKSLDRAVATQVAQKAGAKWMLTGTILQIEPDIVLTTQLVDVSTGGVLESQRVSGENGEKIFSVIDKLSKEVKDDQILPAEIPGSAVAIKSADVTTSSTEAYRYFLEGRENVQKVYGSEARLSFKKALEYDSTFAIAHLGLAANSSGEESKQAIENAVKYSGKASQKEKLYIQSRAALIEGKEEEYIKLLLKLFEQYPDEKHALFELANFYRGKGKTAEAKKYFFKVLEIDPLFRTSYNSLAYTYEREGKPDSSLWAINKYIELAPNEANPYDTRGDLYAWNGNLDAAIESYKKAVQIKPDFYLSVVNLAHCYLFKRNYSEVERVARSLIASKDVEIRANARTLFISILAYQGKLDSAIAMTDDCIAADRLDDEWDMGKELRRANERIWKYFMKGRLYAEQGKFEKAYAEFARVKEIAKESPPNARRLSVVLAYEIGFLAKEKRLDEAVQKAEYLKKYMDSIKFEWMSSYWRAMGSIERARKNYAGTLRWFRMADSADSYFPTRVDLGMVYLEAGHYGEAVELLEKTLKSYDRLRFLSIVDNVRVIYYLGNAYEASGWDSKAIAAYEEYLDIMKNADAGITEVADAKSRLARLKNKS; encoded by the coding sequence ATGACCGAGCCAGATAACGACGAGAAGACTCGCACAGGTCAACCTATCCAAGCCGGGACAGTTGTCGGCAAATTTATCATTGTCAAAAAAATCGGATTTGGAGGTATGGGCGAAGTGTATCTCGCCGATGACAAGAGCTTGTCCCGCCGTGTCGCCCTCAAATTTTTGCCTTGGCATCTTGCAACCGATACATCGTTCACTTCGCGCTTTGCCCGTGAAGCGAAGGCTGTCGCCGCGCTCGATCATCCCAATATCGTGACCATCTATGAAGTCGGAGACTTTAATGGGCGTCCGTTTTTTGCGATGAAGTATGTCGAGGGGCGTTCCTTGCGCGTCTACGCCAAAGAAAAAAATCCCGATGTGTCTGAGATTCTTGACCTGGCCATTCATATTTGCGAGGGACTCCATGCCGCGCACAGCGCCGGAATCGTTCATAGGGATATAAAACCGGAGAATATCAGCGTTGATAAAGACGGCCGCCTCCATATTCTTGATTTTGGACTGGCCAGCCTGCAAGCAGGCGAACGCCTGACCAAGCAAGGTTCAACGCTTGGCACGGTAGGCTATATGTCTCCTGAGCAAGTACAAGGCAAGCCGGTCGATCCGCGCTCGGACATGTTTTCTTTCGGTGTTGTTCTTTATGAACTCATAACCGGCCATTCTCCGTTTAGAGGAGACAACGACGCCGCGACAATGAATAACATTCTCCATGCGATGCCGGAGTCAGTCATGGTTCACAAACCGCAGACCCCGCCGGGCATTCAGCAGATTCTCGACCGAGCCCTTGATAAAAATGTCGAAATGCGCTATCAGTCAGCCTCGGGGATGCTTGCCGATCTTAAGCGGGAGAAGCGCGAGCTTGAGGGCGGAAGCGGACAATATGCGCACCTGAGTATCAGCCGCCCGGCTTTGAAGCCGAAGAGAGGCTTTCTTATTCCGGGTACGGTTATCGCCGTAGTCATTGCCGGGGCGCTGGTGTTCAAACCGTGGAAGATTGAAATCTCACCTGACCAGACTGCCGTCGCATCGGACAATCGCCTTGCAATAATGTATTTTGATAATCTTGCCGATCCGAGTGACTCGCTTCGTCTGGGCGAGATTGCAACCAATTTGCTCATTGCCAATCTTTCGGAATCGCAGTCGCTCAAAGTCGTCTCTACCCAGCATTTGTATGACATTCTCAAACTGCTTGGCAGAGAAGGAGAGAAGTCCCTCGACCGGGCAGTCGCAACTCAGGTGGCTCAGAAGGCGGGCGCCAAGTGGATGTTGACCGGAACAATCCTGCAAATCGAGCCGGACATTGTGCTCACCACTCAATTGGTCGATGTCTCTACCGGGGGGGTACTTGAATCCCAGCGGGTATCCGGGGAGAACGGAGAGAAGATTTTTAGCGTCATCGATAAACTCTCGAAAGAAGTCAAGGACGACCAGATTCTTCCGGCTGAAATCCCGGGCAGCGCTGTGGCAATCAAGAGCGCCGATGTTACCACCAGCTCAACAGAAGCATACCGGTATTTCCTTGAGGGAAGAGAGAACGTGCAAAAGGTCTATGGATCTGAAGCGCGTCTTAGTTTCAAAAAGGCATTGGAATATGATTCTACTTTTGCAATTGCCCATCTCGGGCTTGCGGCAAACTCCAGCGGCGAAGAATCAAAGCAGGCAATCGAAAATGCCGTCAAGTATTCAGGCAAAGCGAGTCAAAAGGAAAAACTGTATATCCAAAGCCGCGCCGCGCTTATCGAGGGCAAAGAAGAAGAGTATATCAAATTGTTGCTTAAGCTTTTTGAGCAGTATCCCGATGAGAAGCATGCGCTTTTCGAACTTGCCAATTTTTATCGAGGGAAGGGGAAGACAGCCGAAGCCAAGAAATATTTCTTTAAGGTTCTTGAAATCGACCCGCTGTTCAGGACGTCCTACAATTCCCTTGCCTACACGTACGAGAGGGAAGGAAAGCCCGATAGCTCACTGTGGGCGATAAATAAATATATTGAACTCGCTCCAAATGAGGCAAACCCGTACGACACCCGGGGAGACCTGTATGCTTGGAATGGCAATCTCGATGCCGCAATTGAATCATACAAGAAGGCGGTCCAGATTAAGCCGGACTTTTACCTGTCGGTGGTAAATCTCGCACATTGCTATCTCTTTAAGCGAAACTATTCCGAAGTTGAGCGGGTTGCGCGTTCGCTTATTGCCAGCAAGGATGTCGAGATCCGAGCTAACGCAAGGACATTGTTTATTTCGATTTTGGCTTATCAGGGAAAGCTCGACAGCGCGATTGCAATGACGGATGATTGTATTGCGGCCGATCGCTTGGATGACGAGTGGGATATGGGAAAAGAATTGCGAAGAGCAAATGAAAGAATATGGAAGTATTTTATGAAAGGGAGGCTATATGCCGAACAGGGGAAATTTGAAAAGGCTTATGCTGAATTTGCTCGTGTAAAAGAAATTGCCAAGGAGAGTCCTCCCAATGCCCGCCGATTGTCAGTTGTGTTGGCATATGAAATTGGTTTTCTTGCGAAAGAAAAAAGACTGGATGAAGCAGTCCAAAAGGCCGAATATTTGAAGAAGTATATGGATTCAATCAAGTTTGAGTGGATGTCATCTTATTGGCGGGCGATGGGCTCAATTGAACGAGCCAGAAAGAATTATGCCGGGACGCTCAGATGGTTCCGCATGGCAGACAGCGCTGACTCTTATTTTCCAACTCGCGTAGACCTTGGCATGGTGTATCTTGAGGCCGGGCACTACGGTGAGGCGGTTGAGTTGCTTGAAAAGACTCTCAAGAGCTACGATCGCCTCAGATTCTTGAGCATAGTAGACAACGTCAGAGTCATATACTACCTTGGCAATGCCTACGAAGCATCCGGGTGGGATTCCAAAGCAATTGCCGCTTATGAAGAATATCTTGATATTATGAAGAATGCCGATGCCGGTATCACAGAAGTTGCCGATGCCAAGTCCCGATTGGCTCGTCTGAAGAACAAATCCTGA
- the secG gene encoding preprotein translocase subunit SecG has translation MFGAWVIFHILVSIALILVVLMQSSKGEGLAGSLFGGGIGGAVFGGRGAASFLTKATTYLAVLFMINCGALAFMSSSRDQTMTDPSSVTTSPVTEQAQREREQQAASQQAAQQQRIADSISRIQVIPGEGTQQPIDTTVGGSTTP, from the coding sequence TTGTTTGGTGCATGGGTAATATTTCACATCCTAGTGTCGATTGCTTTGATTCTTGTGGTTTTGATGCAATCGTCAAAGGGAGAAGGACTGGCCGGCTCGTTATTTGGCGGCGGTATCGGCGGAGCGGTTTTTGGCGGACGAGGCGCGGCGTCTTTTCTAACCAAAGCAACCACATATCTTGCCGTTCTCTTCATGATTAACTGCGGCGCGCTGGCATTTATGTCATCCTCGCGCGATCAAACGATGACCGACCCGTCATCAGTCACAACATCTCCCGTGACGGAACAGGCACAACGGGAACGTGAACAGCAGGCCGCATCACAACAGGCCGCGCAACAGCAGAGAATTGCTGATTCGATCTCGCGAATTCAGGTGATTCCGGGCGAAGGCACACAGCAGCCGATTGATACGACGGTCGGAGGTTCGACAACCCCGTAA
- a CDS encoding phosphoglycerate kinase produces the protein MNKLTVDNVNFKGSKVLVRVDFNVPLDTNMRITDDRRIREALPTVKKILNEGGRAILCSHLGRPKKIFTPDCSLKPVAVRLSELLGQKVLFANDCIGPEASNLVSTMHDGDCLFLENLRFHAGEEANDPEFARKLASLANMYVNDAFGSAHRAHASTVGVTAYFNQAIAGYLMQKELAYFGQALDEPKRPFAAILGGAKISGKIDVITNLLNKVDILIIGGGMVFTFAKAMGYAIGDSLLEADKVELAREIMSKVNNSRAKLYFPVDAVVASEISATAQTQVVPIDKIPNGCKGLDIGPGSVNLFSDVLSPAKTIVWNGPMGVFEYPPFANGTFAIARLLADLTACGAITIVGGGDSASAVAQAGLDGKLTHISTGGGASLEFLEGKELPGVAALTELPQVTAV, from the coding sequence ATGAATAAATTAACTGTAGATAATGTAAACTTCAAAGGAAGCAAAGTTCTGGTGCGAGTGGACTTCAATGTTCCGCTCGACACTAATATGCGAATAACCGATGATCGCCGTATTCGCGAAGCTTTGCCGACAGTAAAGAAAATCTTGAATGAGGGAGGACGGGCAATTCTGTGCTCGCACTTGGGACGTCCCAAAAAAATCTTCACACCTGACTGTTCACTAAAACCGGTGGCTGTGCGGCTTTCTGAATTACTCGGGCAAAAAGTTCTCTTTGCCAATGACTGCATCGGCCCCGAAGCCTCGAATTTGGTTTCAACAATGCATGACGGCGATTGCCTGTTCTTAGAGAATCTCCGTTTCCATGCCGGTGAGGAAGCCAATGACCCTGAGTTTGCAAGAAAACTTGCCTCGCTTGCTAATATGTATGTCAACGATGCTTTCGGTTCGGCTCATCGCGCTCATGCCTCGACTGTCGGTGTGACTGCCTATTTTAATCAGGCAATCGCGGGATATTTGATGCAGAAGGAACTGGCTTATTTTGGTCAGGCTCTCGACGAACCAAAGCGACCCTTTGCTGCGATACTTGGTGGCGCAAAAATATCAGGGAAGATCGATGTTATTACCAATCTGCTGAACAAAGTGGATATTTTAATTATCGGCGGAGGAATGGTATTCACCTTCGCCAAGGCTATGGGATATGCTATCGGCGATTCGCTTCTCGAAGCGGACAAGGTCGAATTGGCTCGTGAGATTATGAGCAAAGTGAACAATTCAAGAGCCAAGTTGTACTTTCCGGTCGATGCGGTTGTTGCATCCGAAATATCGGCCACTGCTCAAACGCAAGTTGTGCCAATAGACAAAATTCCAAATGGCTGCAAGGGATTAGATATTGGTCCGGGCTCAGTCAACCTTTTTTCCGATGTACTCTCACCGGCAAAAACTATTGTGTGGAATGGTCCGATGGGTGTTTTTGAGTATCCGCCCTTTGCAAATGGCACATTCGCCATCGCCCGATTGCTCGCCGATTTGACCGCATGCGGCGCAATTACGATTGTCGGAGGCGGAGATTCAGCGTCCGCTGTCGCACAAGCTGGACTCGATGGTAAGCTTACCCATATTTCGACCGGCGGCGGAGCCTCACTTGAATTTCTCGAAGGTAAAGAGCTTCCCGGTGTAGCGGCCTTGACAGAATTGCCTCAAGTTACAGCGGTCTAA
- the gap gene encoding type I glyceraldehyde-3-phosphate dehydrogenase, producing MKVGINGFGRIGRLVFKASRDTAIDVVGINDITDAATLAHLLKYDSVHGRYPGEIRVEGNSIVINGKSIPVSAEKDPANLPWSKLGADIILECTGKFTDKAGASKHINGGAKKVLISAPAKGHDGTFILGVNSQDYDKNKHHVVSIGSCTTNCLAPLSKVIMDNFGIVKGFMTTIHSFTADQRLQDAPHSDLRRARAASMSMIPTTTGAAKAIAEVIPALKGKMDGVAIRVPTPDASLVDLGVIMECEATVEQINAAFKKAATSGPLSKTLQYCEEPIVSIDVVGNPHGAVFDSGMTAVQGNYAKVFGWYDNEWGFSCRMVDMMLMM from the coding sequence ATGAAAGTTGGGATAAATGGATTTGGCCGAATTGGGAGGTTGGTCTTCAAAGCCTCGCGTGATACGGCCATTGACGTCGTTGGAATAAATGATATCACCGATGCCGCGACCCTTGCGCACCTATTAAAATATGATTCCGTTCATGGCCGTTACCCGGGGGAAATCCGTGTCGAAGGAAATTCCATAGTCATAAACGGTAAATCGATTCCGGTGTCGGCAGAGAAAGACCCGGCCAACCTGCCGTGGAGCAAACTTGGCGCCGATATTATTCTCGAATGTACCGGCAAGTTTACCGACAAAGCTGGAGCTTCAAAACATATTAACGGCGGGGCCAAAAAAGTTCTTATCTCCGCGCCGGCCAAAGGACACGACGGGACATTTATCCTCGGCGTCAATTCCCAAGACTATGACAAGAACAAGCATCATGTCGTTTCAATTGGCTCATGCACAACCAATTGCCTTGCGCCGCTCTCCAAGGTCATCATGGATAATTTTGGGATTGTCAAAGGCTTCATGACCACAATCCATTCCTTCACCGCTGATCAGAGACTTCAGGATGCCCCTCATTCTGACTTGCGCCGCGCCCGTGCGGCCTCGATGTCGATGATCCCAACAACAACCGGGGCAGCAAAAGCCATAGCAGAAGTAATTCCGGCTCTCAAAGGAAAAATGGACGGAGTGGCAATCCGTGTTCCGACACCTGATGCATCGCTGGTTGACCTTGGTGTCATCATGGAGTGCGAAGCCACAGTCGAGCAGATCAATGCCGCATTCAAAAAGGCGGCGACAAGTGGCCCTCTCTCGAAAACACTGCAGTATTGCGAAGAGCCAATCGTTTCAATTGATGTTGTCGGCAATCCTCACGGCGCAGTATTTGATTCCGGCATGACCGCCGTTCAGGGAAACTACGCGAAAGTGTTCGGCTGGTATGACAATGAATGGGGTTTTTCATGCCGCATGGTGGATATGATGCTGATGATGTAA
- the tpiA gene encoding triose-phosphate isomerase: MRTRIIAGNWKMNGTIRETDELIAGLKPLLPANMTSQVILCPPFTSLLTASQLVAGSPIGLGAQNMSEHEKGAFTGEVSAEMLLTVGATFVILGHSERRQFYAETDKGVNVKAKRALENGLTPIICVGETLGEHERNETEAVVGRQIDGVYAGFSADDLEKTIIAYEPVWAIGTGKTATPEQAQAVHRFIRTRIRKWSEETAERISILYGGSVKADNARALMSQRDIDGALVGGASLVVKEFIAIIMANESVEV, from the coding sequence ATGCGAACAAGAATAATCGCCGGAAATTGGAAGATGAATGGCACAATCCGAGAGACCGACGAACTGATTGCCGGTTTGAAACCGCTTTTGCCTGCAAATATGACTTCGCAGGTTATTTTGTGCCCACCTTTCACTTCACTTTTGACGGCTTCGCAACTTGTTGCAGGAAGCCCAATTGGACTCGGGGCGCAAAATATGTCCGAGCATGAAAAGGGAGCATTTACCGGCGAAGTCTCAGCTGAGATGCTATTGACAGTCGGGGCAACTTTTGTTATTTTAGGCCACTCGGAAAGGCGGCAATTTTACGCTGAAACTGATAAAGGCGTGAATGTGAAGGCCAAACGGGCGCTTGAGAACGGTCTGACACCGATTATTTGTGTCGGAGAGACGCTTGGAGAGCATGAACGGAACGAAACCGAGGCGGTTGTTGGCCGACAGATCGACGGAGTCTATGCCGGATTTTCAGCCGATGATCTTGAGAAGACGATAATTGCTTATGAGCCAGTCTGGGCGATTGGAACTGGTAAGACAGCGACTCCGGAACAGGCGCAGGCAGTACATCGTTTTATTCGAACCCGGATTAGGAAGTGGTCTGAGGAGACCGCTGAGAGAATATCGATTTTGTATGGCGGGTCGGTGAAAGCTGACAACGCCCGCGCTTTGATGAGTCAACGGGACATCGACGGCGCTCTTGTAGGAGGCGCGTCATTGGTAGTAAAAGAATTTATCGCCATCATTATGGCGAATGAAAGTGTGGAGGTATAA
- the fdxA gene encoding ferredoxin FdxA → MTHIVTEPCIKCKHTDCVSVCPVDCFHEGPNFIVIDPAVCIDCGLCVRECPVDAIYDEVDLPEKWVEYGSLNTSLSTRWPSLIKPKSPLASAEEFKDIQDKRHLLDLSDEDKPSH, encoded by the coding sequence ATGACTCATATCGTTACAGAGCCATGTATCAAATGCAAGCACACCGATTGCGTGTCGGTATGTCCCGTTGACTGTTTTCATGAAGGGCCAAACTTTATCGTGATCGATCCTGCTGTGTGCATCGACTGTGGGCTATGTGTCAGAGAGTGCCCCGTTGATGCTATATATGATGAAGTTGATTTGCCCGAGAAGTGGGTGGAATATGGTAGTCTGAATACAAGTTTATCGACTCGTTGGCCTTCGCTGATAAAACCTAAATCGCCGCTTGCAAGCGCAGAAGAATTCAAAGATATTCAGGATAAACGACACCTTCTCGATTTGTCTGACGAAGACAAACCATCGCATTAA
- the rodA gene encoding rod shape-determining protein RodA, with the protein MLDYKLLDWKLIACAFALSAIGILVIMSAEYHSPHAYERTFYMRQMVWLIVAIVVFLTVIHLPPRLFDMGAYFTYAIALLLLILVFSVGTSRLGAQRWFDLGPVSITPSDIAKIAVLLTLARFFAYTKFPLVSKRRFAISALIAGIPMALIMKQPDLGTSLVLIVMLFALWFWSGLSPWYLFLIVSPLVSLLSASHWLSWVIYFAVLIGLLALFKPGFLFGLVVIIFNLAFGTFTPFIWNTLKDYQKLRILTFLDPGRDPRGAGYQIIQSKIAIGSGGLTGKGYLEGSQSRLDFLPERHTDFIFSIIGEEFGFVGGMVILLLFGIIFYRAIRTAVKCRSPFLSYIVVGAASILLFQVLVNIGMTLGMMPVTGLPLPFVSYGGTSLVLVWTLVGLIVLAGYHWQEY; encoded by the coding sequence ATGCTGGATTACAAACTACTCGATTGGAAACTGATCGCCTGCGCTTTCGCGCTTTCGGCTATTGGTATTCTTGTCATAATGTCTGCCGAGTATCATTCGCCGCACGCCTACGAACGAACTTTCTATATGAGACAGATGGTCTGGCTTATTGTGGCGATTGTTGTCTTTCTGACGGTGATACATCTCCCGCCACGGCTTTTTGATATGGGAGCCTATTTCACCTACGCCATCGCTTTACTATTGCTTATCCTTGTGTTTTCGGTGGGAACATCTCGGCTGGGCGCGCAGCGGTGGTTTGACCTTGGACCGGTCAGTATCACGCCGTCGGACATAGCTAAAATTGCTGTACTCTTGACGCTCGCCAGATTTTTTGCATATACCAAATTTCCACTTGTTTCAAAACGGCGATTTGCCATTTCCGCACTCATTGCCGGCATCCCGATGGCGCTTATAATGAAACAGCCGGATCTGGGGACATCGCTTGTGCTTATTGTGATGCTTTTCGCGCTCTGGTTTTGGTCGGGATTATCGCCTTGGTATTTGTTTCTCATTGTCTCACCGCTTGTGTCATTACTCTCGGCCTCGCATTGGCTGTCATGGGTGATATACTTTGCCGTTCTTATTGGGCTTCTGGCGCTCTTTAAGCCCGGCTTTTTGTTCGGGCTGGTTGTTATAATTTTCAATTTAGCTTTTGGCACATTTACGCCGTTCATCTGGAATACATTGAAAGATTATCAGAAGCTCAGGATACTGACATTTTTGGATCCCGGGCGCGACCCGCGTGGAGCGGGGTATCAGATTATCCAGTCAAAGATCGCTATTGGTTCGGGTGGGCTGACAGGCAAAGGGTACCTTGAAGGTTCGCAGTCGCGATTGGATTTCTTGCCTGAGCGGCACACAGACTTTATTTTTTCAATTATAGGAGAAGAGTTTGGATTTGTTGGCGGCATGGTCATACTGCTTTTGTTTGGAATAATCTTCTATCGCGCCATACGCACCGCGGTCAAATGCCGCTCCCCATTTCTCTCGTATATTGTTGTCGGCGCCGCATCAATTTTGCTCTTTCAGGTATTGGTGAATATCGGGATGACGCTTGGGATGATGCCGGTAACCGGTCTGCCACTGCCGTTTGTCAGCTACGGTGGCACAAGTCTTGTGCTGGTATGGACGCTTGTCGGACTGATAGTTCTGGCAGGCTATCATTGGCAGGAGTATTAG
- a CDS encoding nitroreductase family protein, producing MKYPFIPYSSYKEYSPQEMKQRAKEFYDEIRCRKTVREFSDRTVPREIIENCLLAAGTAPNGANLQPWHFVVVSDKDIKSHIRIEAEKVEKDFYDNKITDEWRKILEPLGTDEHKPYLEIAPYLIIIFERKFTTNTDGSTLKNYYVPESVGIATGILITALHHAGLATLTHTPSPMGFLNKILNRPTSERPFLVLVVGYPADGAMVPDIKKHALDDLATFL from the coding sequence ATGAAATATCCGTTTATTCCGTACAGCAGTTACAAGGAATATTCTCCTCAAGAAATGAAACAACGCGCCAAGGAATTCTATGATGAAATCCGGTGTCGTAAAACAGTGCGTGAGTTTTCAGACCGAACAGTGCCGCGCGAAATAATCGAGAACTGCCTTCTGGCTGCCGGGACAGCCCCCAACGGAGCCAATCTCCAGCCTTGGCATTTTGTAGTTGTGAGTGACAAGGATATCAAATCCCATATTCGGATCGAAGCCGAAAAAGTCGAAAAGGACTTTTACGACAATAAGATTACCGATGAATGGCGGAAAATTCTTGAGCCGCTCGGAACGGACGAACACAAACCATATCTCGAGATCGCTCCCTATCTCATTATCATTTTTGAACGGAAATTCACAACTAATACCGATGGCAGCACGCTGAAAAATTATTATGTTCCGGAATCAGTCGGTATTGCCACTGGTATTTTGATAACCGCTCTTCACCATGCAGGACTTGCCACCCTGACCCATACTCCGTCGCCGATGGGCTTCTTGAACAAAATCCTCAACCGCCCGACATCGGAGCGGCCATTTCTGGTGCTTGTAGTCGGATATCCGGCAGACGGAGCAATGGTTCCTGATATCAAGAAGCACGCACTCGATGATCTGGCGACCTTCTTATAG